One segment of Luteolibacter arcticus DNA contains the following:
- a CDS encoding DoxX family protein, protein MKASSILTAARSAHEKLIAGADLAKSPLLLAVRLYWGWQFFTAGKGKLMDLPATASFFKELGIPLPMFNAVVASCTECFGGLLLLMGLASRLTAIPLLVTMIVAYLTADMEVVKGIFSDPDAFVTAAPFLFLLSSLLVLVFGPGVVSIDHLLARKFRASPSATLVEA, encoded by the coding sequence ATGAAGGCATCTTCCATTCTCACCGCCGCCCGCAGCGCGCATGAAAAACTCATCGCCGGCGCGGACCTAGCCAAGTCGCCGCTGCTGCTCGCCGTGCGCCTCTACTGGGGCTGGCAGTTCTTCACCGCCGGCAAGGGCAAGCTCATGGACCTCCCGGCCACCGCTAGCTTCTTCAAGGAACTCGGCATCCCGCTGCCCATGTTCAATGCAGTGGTGGCCTCCTGCACCGAGTGCTTCGGCGGCTTGCTGCTCCTAATGGGCCTTGCCTCCCGCCTGACCGCGATCCCGCTGCTCGTCACCATGATCGTCGCCTACCTCACGGCGGACATGGAAGTGGTGAAGGGCATCTTCAGCGATCCCGATGCCTTTGTCACCGCGGCACCCTTCCTCTTTCTCCTCTCCTCGCTGCTGGTCCTCGTTTTCGGACCCGGCGTGGTCTCAATCGACCACCTTCTCGCGCGGAAATTCCGCGCCTCACCTTCCGCCACGCTCGTGGAGGCCTGA
- a CDS encoding ATP-binding protein, with the protein MEGRCRIFRLAGLILALALASAGAEIPLHPEVGAGLWIWAGKAFDRQECRFVRAFEIPRGAEVTTARLRVTADNSYQLFLDGQPIGRGGDWRVLIEYDVKLLLTPGEHVLALSALNDFDVAGLIFSLRVELSDGRVIEVASDDSWKIAPNDAKRWQEKTRAWEQWPAAKVLYPPHDSYRPQIYQAPISEPLEIALWQRKWFQVSLSSLAIAGIVTGLFLGSRLFLKSQMEKVVRRERERIAVDLHDDLGGGLTQLVLLGETSRREVAGNSPVADALARLCDQSRGLVQGMNETVWLINSRRDTIRDFASYVAKYAESFFKGSPVRCRFEIEEDLPPLPCDLGIRRNLYLAVKEALNNTLRHAQATAVELEIHRQRNELVVTIRDNGRGFDAAKGGEGNGLRNMAMRAAEAGGSFKVETRVGEGSAIEFRVPFQAPARFGIARLFPWNRKRGPAE; encoded by the coding sequence ATGGAGGGGCGCTGCCGCATTTTCCGACTCGCTGGGCTGATTCTGGCGCTCGCCTTGGCGTCGGCTGGCGCGGAAATCCCGCTCCACCCGGAGGTCGGCGCGGGGTTGTGGATCTGGGCCGGGAAGGCTTTCGACCGGCAGGAGTGCCGGTTCGTGCGGGCCTTCGAGATCCCGCGCGGGGCGGAGGTGACGACCGCCCGGCTGCGGGTGACGGCGGATAATTCGTACCAGCTTTTCCTGGATGGCCAGCCGATCGGGCGGGGAGGGGACTGGCGGGTCCTGATCGAGTATGATGTGAAGCTGCTGCTGACCCCCGGCGAGCACGTGCTGGCGCTGAGCGCGCTGAACGACTTCGACGTGGCGGGCCTGATCTTCAGCCTGCGGGTCGAATTGAGCGACGGCCGGGTGATCGAGGTTGCGTCGGACGATTCATGGAAGATCGCGCCGAATGATGCGAAGCGGTGGCAGGAGAAGACGCGCGCCTGGGAGCAGTGGCCGGCGGCCAAGGTACTGTATCCGCCTCATGACTCCTACCGACCGCAGATCTATCAGGCACCGATTTCGGAGCCGCTGGAGATCGCGCTTTGGCAGCGGAAGTGGTTCCAGGTTTCGCTGTCGTCGCTGGCGATCGCGGGGATTGTGACGGGGCTTTTCCTGGGGAGCCGGTTGTTCCTGAAATCGCAGATGGAGAAGGTGGTGCGGCGCGAGCGCGAGCGGATCGCGGTGGACCTGCACGACGATCTGGGCGGCGGTCTCACGCAGTTGGTGCTGCTCGGGGAAACGTCGCGTCGCGAGGTCGCGGGGAATTCACCGGTGGCGGATGCCTTGGCGCGTCTGTGCGATCAATCGCGCGGCCTGGTGCAGGGGATGAATGAGACGGTGTGGCTGATCAATTCGCGGCGGGACACGATCCGCGACTTCGCTTCGTACGTGGCGAAGTATGCGGAGAGCTTTTTCAAGGGCTCGCCGGTGCGTTGTCGCTTCGAGATCGAGGAGGATCTGCCGCCGCTTCCGTGCGACCTGGGCATCCGGCGGAACTTGTATCTCGCGGTGAAGGAGGCGCTGAACAACACGCTTCGACACGCTCAGGCGACTGCGGTGGAGCTTGAGATTCATCGCCAGCGGAACGAGCTGGTGGTGACCATCCGCGACAATGGCCGCGGTTTCGATGCGGCGAAAGGAGGAGAGGGCAATGGCCTGCGCAACATGGCGATGCGCGCGGCTGAGGCGGGAGGGAGCTTCAAGGTGGAGACCCGGGTGGGGGAGGGCAGCGCGATCGAGTTCCGCGTGCCCTTCCAAGCGCCGGCGCGCTTTGGCATCGCACGGCTTTTCCCTTGGAACCGCAAACGCGGCCCGGCTGAATGA
- the lysA gene encoding diaminopimelate decarboxylase, translating to MLLGEAAPRPHRYVQPALARRPARWERGASGPQSGHSGMPPGPARIAEPAIPMRLGEAQPRPHRYVQPALARRPARGYRPRMHGFAYRHGSLHCEDVNLQTLADEHGTPLYVYSANTIRDHYRRLDQALGSIDHEVAYAVKANSNLSVLKLLVAEHAGFDIVSGGELFRVIKAGGDPAKCTFAGVGKTRAEIEYALQQGIYSFNVESEEELRYLNEVAADLGVIAPAAVRVNPNVDAKTHKYISTGKSENKFGVDFDAIPDLYARAAKELAHVKLRGLQMHIGSQLTSIDPFIEAVEKVAPLATHLKVTHGIEFWSIGGGIGIVYHDSLDSGGSGWWEGKPEGERPLTIAQYGEALFPRLEHLGLKILLEPGRLIVGNAGVLLTKCLFEKRGKAKTFKVVDAGMNDLIRPALYEGHHEIAPLKQPTGETRKVDVVGPICESGDFFCQDRELPDFQPGETVALLSAGAYGFVMASNYNTRPLPAEILVDGDTARVVRKRQTLDDLIAGES from the coding sequence ATGCTTCTCGGCGAGGCTGCCCCGCGTCCCCACCGCTACGTGCAACCAGCCCTCGCCCGCCGCCCGGCACGCTGGGAGCGCGGAGCCTCCGGCCCGCAGAGTGGTCATTCCGGTATGCCGCCCGGTCCCGCCCGCATCGCAGAACCCGCCATTCCCATGCGTCTCGGCGAGGCGCAACCGCGTCCCCACCGCTACGTGCAACCTGCCCTTGCCCGCCGCCCGGCCAGAGGTTACAGGCCCCGCATGCACGGATTCGCCTACCGCCATGGCTCGCTGCACTGCGAGGACGTCAATCTCCAGACCCTCGCCGACGAGCACGGCACCCCGCTTTACGTTTATTCCGCCAATACGATCCGCGATCACTATCGCCGGCTCGACCAGGCGCTCGGCTCGATCGACCACGAGGTGGCCTACGCGGTGAAGGCGAATTCGAACCTCTCCGTGCTCAAGCTGCTCGTCGCGGAGCATGCCGGCTTCGACATCGTCTCCGGCGGCGAACTCTTCCGCGTGATCAAGGCCGGCGGCGACCCGGCCAAGTGCACCTTCGCCGGCGTCGGCAAGACCCGCGCGGAAATCGAGTACGCGCTCCAGCAGGGCATCTACTCCTTCAATGTCGAGAGCGAGGAAGAGCTGCGCTACCTCAATGAGGTCGCCGCCGACCTCGGCGTGATCGCTCCCGCCGCCGTGCGCGTGAACCCGAACGTGGACGCCAAGACCCACAAGTACATCTCCACCGGCAAGTCAGAGAACAAGTTCGGCGTCGATTTCGATGCCATCCCCGACCTCTACGCCCGCGCCGCCAAGGAGCTCGCCCACGTGAAGCTCCGCGGCCTGCAAATGCACATCGGCTCGCAGCTCACCTCCATCGATCCCTTCATCGAGGCCGTCGAAAAGGTCGCGCCGCTGGCCACCCACCTCAAGGTCACCCACGGCATCGAGTTCTGGTCCATCGGCGGCGGCATCGGCATCGTCTATCATGACTCGCTCGACTCCGGCGGCAGCGGCTGGTGGGAAGGCAAGCCCGAGGGCGAGCGCCCGCTGACCATCGCGCAATACGGCGAAGCCCTCTTCCCGCGCCTCGAACACCTCGGCCTCAAGATCCTGCTCGAGCCCGGCCGCCTCATCGTCGGCAATGCCGGCGTGCTGCTCACCAAGTGCCTCTTCGAAAAGCGCGGCAAGGCCAAGACCTTCAAGGTCGTCGACGCCGGCATGAATGACCTCATCCGCCCCGCCCTCTACGAAGGCCACCACGAGATCGCCCCGCTCAAGCAACCGACCGGCGAGACCCGCAAGGTCGATGTCGTCGGCCCCATCTGTGAAAGCGGTGACTTCTTCTGCCAGGACCGCGAGCTCCCCGACTTCCAGCCCGGCGAGACCGTCGCCCTGCTCAGCGCCGGCGCCTACGGCTTCGTCATGGCCTCGAACTACAACACCCGCCCGCTCCCCGCCGAGATCCTCGTCGATGGAGACACGGCCCGCGTCGTTCGCAAGCGCCAGACCCTCGACGACCTCATCGCCGGCGAATCGTGA
- a CDS encoding response regulator transcription factor, whose protein sequence is MTRSSPTPPVHRVALVEDRREVREQWASFLNGFDGFSCVCACASGEEALQAIPPLRPDIVLMDIFLPGMSGIECTVRLKVVIPESRVLILTASDDEEMVFPALEAGADGYLLKHSTPAELHHALLDVLHGGVPMTSGIARRVAGFFRRRGEVRLETARLSQRETEVLDLLAKGFVNKEIADKLSLSVETIRSYLKNIYEKMHVHSRAEAVAKYITGRGGSGTTRS, encoded by the coding sequence ATGACACGCAGTTCCCCCACGCCGCCCGTTCACCGGGTGGCCCTCGTTGAAGATCGCCGCGAGGTGCGCGAACAGTGGGCGAGCTTTCTCAATGGCTTCGATGGGTTTTCGTGTGTGTGCGCCTGCGCTTCGGGCGAGGAGGCCCTGCAGGCGATCCCGCCGCTGCGGCCGGACATCGTGCTGATGGACATTTTCCTGCCGGGGATGTCGGGCATCGAGTGCACGGTGCGGCTGAAGGTGGTCATCCCGGAAAGCCGCGTGCTCATTCTAACAGCATCCGATGACGAGGAGATGGTCTTTCCCGCGCTGGAGGCCGGGGCGGACGGCTACTTGCTGAAGCACTCGACGCCCGCGGAGCTGCACCACGCCTTGCTGGATGTGCTGCATGGCGGGGTGCCGATGACGAGCGGCATCGCCCGGCGGGTGGCGGGATTTTTCCGCCGGCGTGGTGAGGTCCGTCTCGAAACGGCGCGGCTCAGCCAGCGGGAGACGGAGGTGCTGGACCTGCTGGCGAAGGGCTTCGTGAACAAGGAAATCGCCGACAAGCTCTCGCTGAGCGTGGAGACGATCCGCAGCTACCTGAAGAACATCTACGAGAAGATGCACGTCCACTCGCGGGCAGAGGCGGTGGCGAAGTACATCACCGGGCGCGGCGGCAGCGGGACTACCCGCAGTTGA
- the bufB gene encoding MNIO family bufferin maturase, which yields MKGSRFTQFEDYGVGIGLRIPHYQHILEKKPVVDWFEIISENYMADGGRPLAVLDQILEQYRVVQHGVSMYFGNSSRPNRSHLKKLKALTKRTKTPWVSDHLCWGSVDGRFTHDLLPMPYTWEAVKTTARNIREVQDFLELPVAVENVSSYAEFHLSEMTEWEFLNEVVEAADCGILLDVNNIYVSSRNHSFDPRDYVDAVPPERVAQIHLAGHTEFKKYILDTHDHPVIDPVWDLYERAIGRCGRVATLLEWDDKIPSFEEVHREALKANRFLPDAA from the coding sequence ATGAAAGGTTCTCGCTTCACTCAATTCGAAGACTACGGCGTCGGCATCGGCCTGCGCATTCCTCACTACCAGCACATCCTCGAAAAGAAGCCGGTGGTCGATTGGTTCGAAATCATCTCCGAGAACTACATGGCCGATGGCGGCAGGCCGCTCGCCGTGCTCGATCAAATCCTGGAGCAATATCGCGTGGTCCAGCATGGTGTCTCGATGTACTTCGGTAACAGCTCACGGCCGAACCGGAGCCACCTGAAGAAACTGAAGGCGCTCACCAAGCGCACCAAGACCCCGTGGGTCAGCGATCACCTCTGCTGGGGCAGTGTCGATGGCCGCTTCACCCACGATCTACTACCCATGCCGTACACGTGGGAAGCAGTGAAGACCACCGCCCGCAATATCCGCGAGGTGCAGGATTTCCTCGAGCTGCCGGTGGCGGTCGAGAACGTCAGCAGCTATGCCGAATTCCATCTTTCGGAAATGACCGAGTGGGAGTTCCTCAATGAAGTCGTGGAAGCCGCCGACTGCGGAATCCTCCTCGACGTGAACAACATCTACGTCTCCTCACGGAATCACAGCTTCGACCCGCGCGACTACGTCGATGCCGTGCCGCCAGAACGCGTCGCCCAAATCCATCTCGCCGGTCACACCGAGTTCAAGAAATACATCCTGGATACCCACGATCACCCCGTGATTGACCCGGTGTGGGACCTCTACGAGCGTGCCATCGGACGCTGCGGCCGGGTGGCCACCTTGCTCGAATGGGACGACAAGATACCAAGCTTCGAGGAAGTCCACCGCGAAGCCCTCAAAGCCAACCGTTTCCTACCCGATGCCGCGTGA
- a CDS encoding DMT family transporter, whose translation MKHYLQLHLLVLLLATTAILGELISLPAAGLVIWRTLFAALGAAVWVGLVRRRPLWPGKRAALAFLGIGFVVGLHWICFFGAVKLANISVCLAGMATISLFTAFTEPLLEKRRVRPFEVLLGLLVVAGIGLVAGFVPREHLLGLGVALLSAFLAAIFPVLNRKLVTGGSDPLTMVAWEMVGALTAALLLFPFVGGGVSLLAWQGLDWLWLLLLALVCTVFAHGFHIGLLKHLSAYTMNLAFNFEPLYGILAAALFFGEHKQLHPLFYAGLATILLANVLHPLVQHRLQKSRGVALAASEKPSPPRSPPSLHE comes from the coding sequence GTGAAACACTACCTCCAGCTCCATCTCCTCGTCCTCCTCCTCGCCACCACGGCGATCCTTGGCGAGCTGATCTCGTTGCCGGCGGCGGGGCTGGTCATCTGGCGCACCTTGTTCGCGGCCCTCGGGGCGGCGGTGTGGGTCGGACTGGTGCGGCGGCGTCCGCTGTGGCCGGGCAAGCGCGCGGCGCTGGCGTTCCTGGGCATCGGCTTTGTCGTCGGGCTTCACTGGATCTGCTTCTTCGGCGCGGTGAAGCTGGCGAATATCTCCGTCTGCCTCGCCGGCATGGCGACGATCTCGCTGTTCACCGCGTTCACCGAGCCCTTGCTGGAAAAGCGCCGCGTGCGCCCCTTCGAAGTCCTGCTCGGCCTGCTGGTCGTCGCCGGCATCGGGCTGGTCGCCGGCTTCGTGCCCCGCGAGCATCTGCTAGGACTGGGGGTCGCCCTGCTGAGCGCCTTCCTCGCCGCGATTTTCCCGGTGCTGAACCGCAAGCTGGTCACCGGTGGCAGCGATCCGCTGACAATGGTTGCCTGGGAAATGGTGGGAGCCCTTACCGCGGCCTTGCTGCTGTTCCCCTTCGTCGGCGGTGGTGTGTCACTGCTCGCGTGGCAAGGCCTCGACTGGCTGTGGCTCCTGCTGCTCGCCCTGGTGTGCACCGTCTTCGCCCACGGCTTCCACATCGGCCTGCTGAAGCACCTCAGCGCCTACACCATGAACCTCGCGTTCAATTTCGAGCCGCTCTACGGCATCCTCGCCGCCGCCCTGTTCTTCGGCGAGCACAAGCAACTCCACCCGCTCTTCTACGCCGGCCTCGCGACCATCCTGTTAGCCAACGTCCTGCATCCACTGGTCCAGCATCGGCTCCAGAAATCGCGCGGCGTGGCACTTGCCGCTAGTGAGAAGCCCTCGCCTCCACGATCGCCGCCATCATTACACGAGTGA
- a CDS encoding DNA-binding domain-containing protein: MPRDRKAGDLARFQASLARAIMMPLGPGDAMRRESRSTADEFVKPNDRLVAADRLQIYNQQYWWRLLGSLGEDFRGLRAVLGERRFHRLAVAYLGTCGSTSWNLRDLGSKLGAYLIDHPGTIAPFDCLALDMASVEWARVVAFDGEQKPSIDPHEFAARSPERMTLGLQPYLSLLELRYPVDHLLKRLKHAENHAASNTLSGDAASRPVRLKAKAAAAPIQLVVHRSELIVYYKRIEPEAFRLLQSLRQGMPLDKACDVAFSGTAEAAEAVAGKVRTWFTCWMSFGWLCAK; the protein is encoded by the coding sequence ATGCCGCGTGACCGCAAAGCCGGCGATCTCGCCCGTTTCCAGGCATCGCTCGCCCGCGCCATCATGATGCCGCTGGGCCCCGGCGATGCGATGCGACGCGAGAGCCGGAGCACGGCCGACGAGTTCGTAAAGCCGAACGACCGGCTCGTCGCCGCGGACCGCCTTCAAATCTACAACCAGCAGTACTGGTGGCGGCTGCTCGGATCCCTGGGCGAGGATTTCCGCGGCCTGCGTGCCGTCCTCGGCGAACGACGATTCCACCGTCTTGCAGTGGCTTACCTCGGCACATGCGGCTCCACCTCGTGGAACCTGCGCGACCTCGGCTCCAAGCTCGGAGCTTATCTTATCGATCATCCCGGGACCATAGCTCCCTTTGATTGCCTTGCACTCGACATGGCAAGCGTTGAATGGGCCAGGGTCGTGGCCTTCGATGGTGAGCAGAAGCCATCGATCGACCCGCATGAATTTGCAGCGCGGAGCCCGGAGCGAATGACGCTCGGCCTGCAGCCCTACCTCTCACTGCTCGAACTGCGGTATCCGGTGGACCACTTGCTGAAGCGGCTCAAGCACGCGGAGAACCATGCTGCCAGCAACACCTTATCCGGAGATGCCGCATCACGACCCGTGCGGCTGAAGGCAAAGGCAGCCGCCGCGCCAATCCAACTGGTGGTGCACCGGTCGGAACTCATCGTTTACTACAAGCGCATCGAGCCGGAAGCCTTCCGCTTGTTGCAGTCGCTTCGCCAAGGCATGCCGTTGGACAAAGCCTGCGACGTGGCATTCTCCGGCACCGCGGAAGCAGCCGAAGCCGTCGCAG
- a CDS encoding RNA polymerase sigma factor — MDTSDQRPEPSEAELLQAGFRYALALTHHREEAEDLVQESWLNLCRRYGKVENRAVLFTALRNLHIDQCRRRKLVHFDSLDDEGMPEVAEIPVDEPCVRGELADLLGRLKPTEREVIFLHYYQGHTAEEICQLNGQSRGTVLSLIHRSLAKLRKLGEVAAEAVSRNQLLLLFVVLITLTIFLSR; from the coding sequence TTGGACACATCCGACCAACGCCCCGAACCCAGCGAAGCCGAATTGCTCCAGGCAGGTTTCCGCTATGCGCTGGCGCTGACCCACCACCGGGAGGAGGCGGAGGATCTGGTGCAGGAGAGTTGGCTGAACCTGTGCCGCCGCTACGGCAAGGTGGAGAACCGCGCGGTGCTCTTCACGGCGCTGCGGAATCTCCACATCGACCAATGCCGACGGAGGAAGCTGGTACACTTCGATTCGCTCGACGATGAGGGTATGCCGGAGGTGGCGGAGATCCCGGTGGACGAGCCTTGTGTAAGGGGCGAACTGGCGGATCTACTCGGCCGCCTGAAGCCGACCGAGCGTGAAGTCATCTTCCTGCACTACTACCAAGGCCACACGGCGGAGGAGATCTGCCAGCTCAATGGCCAGAGCCGCGGCACGGTGCTGAGCCTGATCCACCGCTCGCTTGCAAAACTACGCAAGCTTGGAGAGGTCGCCGCGGAAGCGGTTTCCCGCAATCAACTCCTGCTCTTGTTCGTTGTGCTCATTACATTGACGATATTTCTTTCCCGCTAG